The segment GCGCCTCGCATCCTCACACCCTTCTCCTGACGCCTTCTCCTCTGCACTCCTCCAGGTGAGCCTGCACACCACAGCCCTTCTTTACCCAGCCCACCTGGCCCAGCTCTCCACACCCCGATGCTCCCAGCCTCAGTAACCTTCCTGCTCCCCCACTGCAACACTCCGCATAGCTCCACATCACGCCTCTCTGCAGCACTACTCTGGGTGTAGTAGGAAGCGCACAGCACCACTCCTCACACCCCAAACACCCTCCATTCATCCAACACCCTCTCTTCCAGAGaccctccaccccacagccatgtcCTGCTACGACCTCTGCCGCCCCTGCGGACCCACCCCGCTGGCTaacagctgcaacgagccctgtgtcaggcagtgccaggactcccaggtcgTCATCCAGCCTTCCACCGTGGTGGTCACCCTGCCgggacccatcctcagctccttcccccagaacaccgCCGTCGGATCCTCCTCATCAGCTGCCGTGGGCAGCGAACTCAGCGCCCAGGGAGTGGCCATCTCCTCCGGCGGCTTCGGCTTCGGAGGCCTGGGCTGCTTCAACGGCTGGAGAGCCCGCTACCCCTGCTAAGGGCCTGCGCCCACACCCTCACAGCAACCTCCTGCACCCTGCAAGGCGCCTCATGCACTGAGGAGGCacctctgtgtcactgatggcaCATGGGCTCACCAGCCATGGCTCCTCTTTTCAAGCAAGCAGACCATGCGCTTTGGAAACATGAGCACTGCAaacttcttctttctttgcaacTTAAATTCTGACTTTTCCACATGGTTATCCCCAAGTGGATCCTTCCTTTTAGTGTGTTTCTCTCAATAAAGTTCTCATGCATGCCAGCCTCAGAGTCCTCCTCTTATTTCCTTGGCCCAATGCTCTTTCCCCTTCACCCACTACAAAGACATGGCTCTAGAAACCATCGTGCCAGgtaaaaaagaaccaaaacatCTCCTCTCGCAACCATGTCACCAAAAGAGCATTGCACACTAGCAGAGGCTCTTCTTCTACTGAGGGGCCTACTTCTACTTAGGGTGGGTCCAAGGGGGCCCCATGACCTCCCCTGTTAAGGATGATACCAACAAGGACAGTCGGGGCATCCACTGGGCTTCCAAAACATCACACAACATCTATGCTTGACCAAACAAAGTCCTGGGCATACCAAGGCCCTTCTGCCCATGCCCTCTGAAACAACCTCTCCATGGCAGCACACCCCAGCACAGTTCTCCCACAGTGACAAAAGAAACGAACAGAATCATTTACCTGTTAAAGAACTTGCAGCGACCACGCAGTACTACTCCCCTGCTCAAGCACACTCACCTACAGCTGTCAGACAACAAACACGTCCAGTCAGATTTCCAGTACCTCAAAGGATACGGACTGCACAAACTATTCCgctgggtaacctgttccactgctcgTCCCCCGCACAATGGAAAAAGctccctttctcttccaagCAAGGTTCCCATTCAGTGCTGTCCACTGTCCTTTGTCCTGGTAGGGGACAGTAACGCAAAGGTGCTGGCTCCCTTTTTGTCCTTCCTGACCATCCGGGATTAATGCACAAGGATAAGAACTACCGAGAGCATCCTGGGGTCCTGGCTCAACACTGCCTGCAGTCGCAGCTTCCCCACATGCTAAGGAGGCTCCAGGCCCATCAGAACTGGCACAGCCTTGCAGTGGAATCACACCACTGTATTCCTGTCTGCCTTCACAGgggaaaaccaaacagaaacacCAACTCCAAGCGGCATCTTAGCAgtgctgaacagaaagaaaagagtacaTCCTCCAGAGTGATAGCGACgctcttcccaatggccttCTGGAGAACGGGGACCTCTTTTGCCACGAGGCTCCATTGCTGCCTCACCATCACTTTGCTCACCAACAGCAACACCAGGTCCTCCTAAGCAAAGCTCACTGCCACCCTCTCATTTCTCTTGTTCTGCACTACTGCTTCCCATTTGCTGGACTTTGTCCCTTCTGCTACTTCAGGATGTCTTTCTCTGACACATAGCCCAGCCTCCCCATCCCTCACCAAGGTGCACTCTTCACCCGAGGcatcagctgctccttcccatcTTCGAGCGTTTGCAAACTCACTGGGATCACTACCATCACCCAACATCTTAATGCACGTGCTGAACACTGTTGGCTTTACTACCAAGTCTTGACACAGTCGGAACACTTCACCGGACTGCGGCATTCAGCCACTTCCAAGCCCACCCAAGGTGTCCACTTTGACAGCTTCCCTGGGATCACGTCATGCGAGGAAGCCTCAATGCCTTCACTCAAGGCAAGGCAATCCACTGCCACGGCACCCATCATCCACCAGGCAGATCACTCcagcacagaagaaactgaGGTGGCTTTGTAAATCCACTGCTTTCTGGGAGGATTTCCTTCACGTCCTCCCCGGTGACTAACATCAGGTCAACCAGCCTGCAGCTTCTCACAGCTTCCTTGTTCTCTTCAAGAATGCAGGAGTGGGACGAGTCTCTAACATTCCTCAGGAATCACTCCTATTCAGCATGAACTTTCAGGGGCAACTGAGAAGGGCCTTACAAAGACATCAGACACGTCCCTCAGCATCTCTGGGAGAATTTCCTCACGTCCCGTAGTCTGAGGCACACGCAGGTGCACAGCTTCCTCATCTCACCCAGCAACAAGCAACACGCACCTGTGGGACAGCCTGCATCAAGCAGACGTGGCTGAGCAGAGGCATGCCTTGCCATCCATCCATCCGGTGCTATTCAGACATCAATACATGTTGCATAGGGACCTACACGTTGCAGCCCCA is part of the Gallus gallus isolate bGalGal1 chromosome 2, bGalGal1.mat.broiler.GRCg7b, whole genome shotgun sequence genome and harbors:
- the LOC107052810 gene encoding feather keratin 1-like, with the translated sequence MSCYDLCRPCGPTPLANSCNEPCVRQCQDSQVVIQPSTVVVTLPGPILSSFPQNTAVGSSSSAAVGSELSAQGVAISSGGFGFGGLGCFNGWRARYPC